The sequence below is a genomic window from Sphingobacterium sp. ML3W.
CATAGTATTTGTTTTTTACTGCAAATTTTATCTTCTATAAGGTAACCAATAAATCTCGATCGAATTATGAATGTTATTATTTTTTCTGAATTTATTGTATTCCCCTACTCTTTTATAATTGTATGTCATACAGAATGAGGTAGTTCGATTTCACTTAAATCTAAATTTATTTTTATCTCCGGCAATTCTTTTCAAGCGTGAGCAATATTCGTTCTACGTGAATTCCAATATGCTCTTAAAAACAATCTGAAGGAAGTTTTCCGGTACAAGACTTGAAATCTTTTATAAAATGTGATTGATCATAGTACCCTGCATCTAATGCAATGTCCGTTAAACGACTATTTTCAACTGGATTTTCAAATAAGTTTCTAAATCTTACAATGCTTGCATATTTCTTTGGAGTGGTCCCGACTAAATGCCTAAATCGCTTTTCAAAGGTATCTCTACTGATGGGGAGTTTATTGACCAGTTCTTTGATAGAAATGATTCCTCTCTTTTTTTTTATTTCTGAAATAGAATCGTATATAATACTATCTAAATTATTAGAAGCTATCTTATTAACTAGAAAACGTTCTATCACTTCAACCATTTTATCATGAGAATTCTGACCTTTAAGCTGCTGAAGCATAGTTAGATTTGTTTTACTGTTGAAAAACTCATCCATTGGGATAAACTTTTCAAAAAACTCATTCAAAGGTTTGTCGGTTATGGTCGAAGCAAAGCCTGGATTGAATATAACAACAAATAAGGTAACGAAATCAGAAAATGTAAAATGAAAGAATCTTTGCGTTATACCGAAAGAAACCGCCTTAGGCAAATCAATCTGTGAACCATCGTTTTGTAATAGATAAATACTTCCTCTCAAAATATAGTTGAGCGAAAATGAAGTGCTCGGCAGTGTTTCGAGAACCATACTCTCCGTACATTCTAAAATCATGTACTCTTTAATGGCTAACTTTAGAGCATCACAAGGTTCATATCTATATTCTACTCGCTTATTATTAGTATTATCTTTAAAAAAAATAATATTATTTTCTCCCCCGTCCATCATGTTCTCATTTAGCTGAATAAATGCAAAATATATAAAACTACATCAGGACGCTGAACTCATTTTATTTATGCAATTTACGTTTGTTTAACTTCATTAGCAGGTGTGTTACACCTTGCTTTTAGACTCACTTTAAGTGGATGTTTATATGAAGTTACTGAAAAATTATTTATTCCTATTCTTTAAATGCGGACAAATTGGATGGCATTATTTTCGGCAGCAAATTTTATTCAAAAAAACACAAACAATTTAATCACCTTTTTTCCAGGAAACTACACCTTCTTTATCATACATTTCAATTGCGGGAACACCTAAACTATCTACTTTTAAAACAAGTCTGGGTATTTCGTTTGCATCTTTTATGACCAAAGAGGCATTTCCATTTTCTGTAACTATATTTATTCGATTAATATTGTAACCAGGTTTACCAGAAAGATCCTTGTCATTGATGGATATCCCCGCTTTAAAATAATTCGTCAGTATGTTATCTTGGGCATACATACCAATTGCATCAGCATTTTGATAATCGAAGGCTATAGCATTCAAATTCATATTATCGTATTCTGATATGGCAATTCCACCGCGTTCGTCACCATTTTTATCATAGAAAATAATCCCAGCCGGTGTCATTTTTCGTTGATACTCTTTTCCTTTAATAATCGGTTTCGGTATGTGATTTTCATTCGAAATCACAACTCTGTTTG
It includes:
- a CDS encoding helix-turn-helix domain-containing protein — protein: MILECTESMVLETLPSTSFSLNYILRGSIYLLQNDGSQIDLPKAVSFGITQRFFHFTFSDFVTLFVVIFNPGFASTITDKPLNEFFEKFIPMDEFFNSKTNLTMLQQLKGQNSHDKMVEVIERFLVNKIASNNLDSIIYDSISEIKKKRGIISIKELVNKLPISRDTFEKRFRHLVGTTPKKYASIVRFRNLFENPVENSRLTDIALDAGYYDQSHFIKDFKSCTGKLPSDCF